A part of Dreissena polymorpha isolate Duluth1 chromosome 13, UMN_Dpol_1.0, whole genome shotgun sequence genomic DNA contains:
- the LOC127855581 gene encoding uncharacterized protein LOC127855581 yields MVQLNKIKRLLIVIVFMCICVGVFRVVYKPLPDIKLLTRYSGNVNQTDGQVLSLTLPLIIYKPDTVAKPVISNTLRFTSYVRFFNTSADYSSAKQIHKCVDLKIQSIGNTPICVYDPAIDIYVSKSIIDNGNWEGDLIRLVVNIIQETPDTVFLDFGCNVGVYTLAIAKFGRQVTALDANRKNLEMLTTSLQKGNLTKMVTLIWNALSDKTETVGFKEDRKNIGGLQMVGEVSSTSFVSDENSSVAIVLDDLVPIFRNQSVLIKMDIETYELKAMLGGKQFFKEVDVKFLLMEWMHHKLSDVGTGIIQFMTERGYTPFSPLQRSVPLKIKDRQLWSSDIIWVKNPMNGTWSA; encoded by the coding sequence ATGGTACAGTTAAACAAAATCAAACGTTTATTAATTGTAATCGTGTTTATGTGCATTTGTGTTGGAGTATTCCGTGTTGTTTACAAGCCATTACCGGATATCAAATTACTCACCAGATATTCCGGAAACGTCAACCAAACCGACGGACAAGTGTTAAGCTTGACCTTACCGTTGATAATTTATAAGCCAGACACAGTGGCAAAGCCAGTTATTTCAAATACATTAAGATTCACAAGTTATGTGCGCTTTTTTAATACGTCTGCTGACTATTCAAGTGCAAAGCAGATTCACAAATGCGTTGATCTTAAGATTCAATCAATAGGTAACACTCCCATATGTGTGTACGATCCTGCGATAGATATCTATGTTTCCAAGTCCATTATTGACAACGGTAACTGGGAAGGAGATCTTATTCGTTTAGTGGTGAATATAATTCAAGAAACTCCAGATACAGTTTTCTTGGATTTTGGGTGCAACGTTGGTGTATATACCCTTGCCATCGCCAAGTTTGGTCGACAGGTGACTGCGCTCGACGCCAATCGGAAGAACCTGGAGATGCTCACGACGTCACTTCAAAAAGGAAATCTTACAAAAATGGTAACGCTAATCTGGAACGCGCTCTCTGACAAAACTGAAACCGTTGGATTTAAGGAAGACAGAAAAAATATTGGCGGTCTTCAAATGGTCGGCGAAGTAAGCAGCACAAGTTTTGTTAGTGACGAAAATAGCTCTGTTGCTATTGTACTTGACGATTTAGTTCCCATATTCAGAAATCAATCCGTGTTAATCAAAATGGACATAGAAACATATGAGCTCAAAGCTATGTTAGGCGGAAAACAGTTTTTTAAAGAGGTAGATGTTAAATTTCTATTAATGGAATGGATGCACCATAAACTATCAGATGTTGGGACTGGGATCATACAGTTCATGACTGAAAGAGGCTATACACCATTTAGTCCACTACAGAGATCTGTGCCTCTAAAAATTAAAGACAGACAGCTTTGGTCCTCGGATATAATTTGGGTCAAGAATCCCATGAACGGCACTTGGTCAGCTTAG